Proteins encoded by one window of Sorex araneus isolate mSorAra2 chromosome 3, mSorAra2.pri, whole genome shotgun sequence:
- the ZFYVE21 gene encoding zinc finger FYVE domain-containing protein 21 isoform X2 has translation MASEVAARRDAKKLVRSPSGLRMVPEHRAFGSPFGLEEPQWVPDKECSRCMQCEAKFDFLTRKHHCRRCGKCFCDKCCSQKVALRRMCFVDPVRQCARCALVSHKEAEFYDKQLRVLLNGAPFLVTFGDAEKPEAVVCRLSNNQRFLLLDGDGHREVEVAHICTVQLLTEGFAPGEKDIHAHTSLLGSQPVSEGGSRATGMSLQYSVPGAEGLSQLRLMAGEEASASRRQSTAWLVAMHKAAKLLYESRDQ, from the exons ATGGCCTCCGAGGTGGCCGCGCGCCGCGACGCCAAGAAGCTGGTGCGCTCCCCCAGCGGCCTGCGCATGGTGCCCGAGCACCGCGCCTTCGGCAGCCCGTTCGGCCTGGAGGAGCCGCAGTGGGTCCCGGACAAGGAG TGCTCCAGGTGCATGCAGTGTGAGGCCAAGTTTGACTTTCTCACCCGCAAG CACCACTGTCGCCGCTGCGGGAAGTGCTTCTGTGACAAGTGCTGCAGCCAGAAGGTGGCGCTGCGGCGCATGTGCTTCGTGGACCCCGTGCGGCAGTGTGCGCGCTGCGCCCTGGTGTCCCACAAGGAGGCCGAGTTCTACGACAAGCAGCTGCGGGTGCTGCTGAACG GAGCCCCCTTCCTGGTAACCTTCGGAGATGCCGAGAAGCCGGAAGCAGTGGTTTGCCGTCTTTCCAACAaccagag GTTCCTGCTTCTGGACGGAGACGGCCACCGCGAGGTTGAGGTCGCCCACATCTGCACCGTGCAGCTCCTCACTGAGGGCTTTGCTCCTGGAG AAAAAGACATTCACGCTCACACCAGCCTTCTGGGGAGCCAGCCTGTCTCTGAAG GGGGCTCACGGGCCACGGGCATGTCCCTGCAGTACTCGGTGCCAGGGGCAGAGGGCCTGAGCCAGCTGAGGCTGATGGCTGGGGAGGAGGCCAGTGCCAGCAGGAGGCAGTCGACTGCGTGGCTGGTGGCTATGCACAAG GCTGCCAAGCTCCTGTATGAGTCACGGGACCAGTAA
- the ZFYVE21 gene encoding zinc finger FYVE domain-containing protein 21 isoform X4: protein MASEVAARRDAKKLVRSPSGLRMVPEHRAFGSPFGLEEPQWVPDKECSRCMQCEAKFDFLTRKHHCRRCGKCFCDKCCSQKVALRRMCFVDPVRQCARCALVSHKEAEFYDKQLRVLLNGAPFLVTFGDAEKPEAVVCRLSNNQRFLLLDGDGHREVEVAHICTVQLLTEGFAPGVLGARGRGPEPAEADGWGGGQCQQEAVDCVAGGYAQGCQAPV, encoded by the exons ATGGCCTCCGAGGTGGCCGCGCGCCGCGACGCCAAGAAGCTGGTGCGCTCCCCCAGCGGCCTGCGCATGGTGCCCGAGCACCGCGCCTTCGGCAGCCCGTTCGGCCTGGAGGAGCCGCAGTGGGTCCCGGACAAGGAG TGCTCCAGGTGCATGCAGTGTGAGGCCAAGTTTGACTTTCTCACCCGCAAG CACCACTGTCGCCGCTGCGGGAAGTGCTTCTGTGACAAGTGCTGCAGCCAGAAGGTGGCGCTGCGGCGCATGTGCTTCGTGGACCCCGTGCGGCAGTGTGCGCGCTGCGCCCTGGTGTCCCACAAGGAGGCCGAGTTCTACGACAAGCAGCTGCGGGTGCTGCTGAACG GAGCCCCCTTCCTGGTAACCTTCGGAGATGCCGAGAAGCCGGAAGCAGTGGTTTGCCGTCTTTCCAACAaccagag GTTCCTGCTTCTGGACGGAGACGGCCACCGCGAGGTTGAGGTCGCCCACATCTGCACCGTGCAGCTCCTCACTGAGGGCTTTGCTCCTGGAG TACTCGGTGCCAGGGGCAGAGGGCCTGAGCCAGCTGAGGCTGATGGCTGGGGAGGAGGCCAGTGCCAGCAGGAGGCAGTCGACTGCGTGGCTGGTGGCTATGCACAAG GCTGCCAAGCTCCTGTATGA
- the ZFYVE21 gene encoding zinc finger FYVE domain-containing protein 21 isoform X3, protein MASEVAARRDAKKLVRSPSGLRMVPEHRAFGSPFGLEEPQWVPDKECSRCMQCEAKFDFLTRKHHCRRCGKCFCDKCCSQKVALRRMCFVDPVRQCARCALVSHKEAEFYDKQLRVLLNGAPFLVTFGDAEKPEAVVCRLSNNQRFLLLDGDGHREVEVAHICTVQLLTEGFAPGGGSRATGMSLQYSVPGAEGLSQLRLMAGEEASASRRQSTAWLVAMHKAAKLLYESRDQ, encoded by the exons ATGGCCTCCGAGGTGGCCGCGCGCCGCGACGCCAAGAAGCTGGTGCGCTCCCCCAGCGGCCTGCGCATGGTGCCCGAGCACCGCGCCTTCGGCAGCCCGTTCGGCCTGGAGGAGCCGCAGTGGGTCCCGGACAAGGAG TGCTCCAGGTGCATGCAGTGTGAGGCCAAGTTTGACTTTCTCACCCGCAAG CACCACTGTCGCCGCTGCGGGAAGTGCTTCTGTGACAAGTGCTGCAGCCAGAAGGTGGCGCTGCGGCGCATGTGCTTCGTGGACCCCGTGCGGCAGTGTGCGCGCTGCGCCCTGGTGTCCCACAAGGAGGCCGAGTTCTACGACAAGCAGCTGCGGGTGCTGCTGAACG GAGCCCCCTTCCTGGTAACCTTCGGAGATGCCGAGAAGCCGGAAGCAGTGGTTTGCCGTCTTTCCAACAaccagag GTTCCTGCTTCTGGACGGAGACGGCCACCGCGAGGTTGAGGTCGCCCACATCTGCACCGTGCAGCTCCTCACTGAGGGCTTTGCTCCTGGAG GGGGCTCACGGGCCACGGGCATGTCCCTGCAGTACTCGGTGCCAGGGGCAGAGGGCCTGAGCCAGCTGAGGCTGATGGCTGGGGAGGAGGCCAGTGCCAGCAGGAGGCAGTCGACTGCGTGGCTGGTGGCTATGCACAAG GCTGCCAAGCTCCTGTATGAGTCACGGGACCAGTAA
- the ZFYVE21 gene encoding zinc finger FYVE domain-containing protein 21 isoform X1, producing MASEVAARRDAKKLVRSPSGLRMVPEHRAFGSPFGLEEPQWVPDKECSRCMQCEAKFDFLTRKHHCRRCGKCFCDKCCSQKVALRRMCFVDPVRQCARCALVSHKEAEFYDKQLRVLLNGAPFLVTFGDAEKPEAVVCRLSNNQRFLLLDGDGHREVEVAHICTVQLLTEGFAPGALPAPVRHLAPGLLSFPEKDIHAHTSLLGSQPVSEGGSRATGMSLQYSVPGAEGLSQLRLMAGEEASASRRQSTAWLVAMHKAAKLLYESRDQ from the exons ATGGCCTCCGAGGTGGCCGCGCGCCGCGACGCCAAGAAGCTGGTGCGCTCCCCCAGCGGCCTGCGCATGGTGCCCGAGCACCGCGCCTTCGGCAGCCCGTTCGGCCTGGAGGAGCCGCAGTGGGTCCCGGACAAGGAG TGCTCCAGGTGCATGCAGTGTGAGGCCAAGTTTGACTTTCTCACCCGCAAG CACCACTGTCGCCGCTGCGGGAAGTGCTTCTGTGACAAGTGCTGCAGCCAGAAGGTGGCGCTGCGGCGCATGTGCTTCGTGGACCCCGTGCGGCAGTGTGCGCGCTGCGCCCTGGTGTCCCACAAGGAGGCCGAGTTCTACGACAAGCAGCTGCGGGTGCTGCTGAACG GAGCCCCCTTCCTGGTAACCTTCGGAGATGCCGAGAAGCCGGAAGCAGTGGTTTGCCGTCTTTCCAACAaccagag GTTCCTGCTTCTGGACGGAGACGGCCACCGCGAGGTTGAGGTCGCCCACATCTGCACCGTGCAGCTCCTCACTGAGGGCTTTGCTCCTGGAG CCCTCCCTGCGCCTGTCCGGCATCTGGCACCTGGACTCCTGTCATTTCCTG AAAAAGACATTCACGCTCACACCAGCCTTCTGGGGAGCCAGCCTGTCTCTGAAG GGGGCTCACGGGCCACGGGCATGTCCCTGCAGTACTCGGTGCCAGGGGCAGAGGGCCTGAGCCAGCTGAGGCTGATGGCTGGGGAGGAGGCCAGTGCCAGCAGGAGGCAGTCGACTGCGTGGCTGGTGGCTATGCACAAG GCTGCCAAGCTCCTGTATGAGTCACGGGACCAGTAA
- the XRCC3 gene encoding DNA repair protein XRCC3: MDLDQLDLNPRILAAVRKAKVVSVRQLLHFSGPDLQRATGLSGADIRLLLRTAAVHLRGTSTFTALHLYQQKDRFPTQHLRLSLGCPVLDRLLGGGLPLQGITELAGRSSAGKTQLALQLCLAVQFPLRYGGLEAGAVYVCTEDAFPSRRLQQLIGQQQRLRADVPAHVVGKIEFGDHIFVEHAADVDSLLQCVTKKVPVLLARGLVRLLVIDSVAAPFRCEFPAPDAAPRARLLRALGAALRRLSCTFQSPVLCINQVTEAVDEQDMAGTAGPGDTRVLPALGGTWADQLLVRLMADRHRPDEGPPAGRTLRVLFAPHLPPGACGYDILAEGVRGTSGSPGPAAPPVGSASTRP; encoded by the exons ATGGATCTGGACCAGCTGGACCTGAACCCCAGGATCCTGGCGGCAGTGAGGAAAG CCAAGGTGGTGTCCGTGCGGCAGCTGCTGCACTTCTCTGGCCCAGACCTGCAGAGAGCAACGGGCCTCTCGGGCGCCGACATCCGGCTCCTGCTGCGGACGGCCGCCGTGCACCTGCGGGGGACCAGCACCTTCACAG CGCTGCACCTGTACCAGCAGAAGGACCGGTTCCCCACCCAGCACCTGCGCCTCAGCCTCGGCTGCCCCGTGCTGGACCGGCTCCTGGGCGGCGGCCTGCCCCTGCAGGGCATCACCGAGCTGGCTGGCCGCAGCTCGGCCGGGAAGACCCAGCTggctctgcagctctgcctggCCGTGCAGTTCCCGCTGCGGTACGGAGGCCTGGAGGCCG GCGCCGTGTACGTGTGCACTGAGGACGCCTTCCCCAGCCGCCGGCTGCAGCAGCTCATCGGCCAGCAGCAGCGGCTGCGCGCAGACGTGCCCGCGCACGTGGTCGGGAAGATcgagtttggggaccacatcttcGTCGAGCACGCAGCTGACGTG GACAGCCTGCTGCAGTGTGTGACGAAGAAGGTGCCGGTGCTCCTGGCTCGGGGGCTGGTGCGCCTGCTGGTCATCGACTCAGTGGCTGCCCCGTTCCGCTGTGAATTCCCCGCCCCCGACGCCGCACCCAGGGCCCGGCTCCTGCGTGCTCTGGGAGCTGCCCTGCGGCGGCTGAGCTGCACCTTCCAGAGCCCGGTGCTGTGCATCAACCAG GTGACGGAGGCTGTGGACGAGCAGGACATGGCTGGGACAGCAGG CCCCGGGGACACACGGGTCCTGCCAGCACTCGGGGGCACCTGGGCCGACCAGCTCCTCGTGAGGCTGATGGCGGATCGGCACCGCCCGGACGAGGGCCCTCCCGCAGGCCGGACCCTGAGGGTGCTCTTTGCACCTCATTTGCCCCCTGGGGCCTGCGGCTACGACATCCTGGCGGAAGGTGTGCGAGGGACGTCTGGCTCCCCGGGGCCAGCAGCGCCCCCTGTCGGCTCGGCTTCTACACGGCCCTAA